A DNA window from bacterium contains the following coding sequences:
- a CDS encoding glycosyltransferase family 4 protein produces the protein MQNKSSKKHNILHMIYYFYNGGSQILLLDTLKSLSNREDIQNNLVIMAGVINEEYKEELLSTNTNIYIFPENGHKNRLKSFIKLLKIVIENRIDLIHYHDLSTEKWAILLKLMFPKIKLVYTLHDMHQFFSKPRVFIKNFFVDVHIAISKSVLNYFSKFSVKRISLIYNGIRVKDFSTYRANLNLNTNVLRIINVARIQNSIKGQDILVKALNECKKNNLKFTCDFAGGVYSYDTDSIIHLKELVNNYNLENEVSFLGHQSNIEELLSNYDVFVLPSRSEGFGLVLLEAMAVGLPVIASNIGGPAEIIKHGHNGLLFERENHVDLSDKIRELYSDRNKLNQISKTGLGFVQQFDISTMSEKYYELYKALIKGKGKY, from the coding sequence TTGCAGAATAAATCTTCAAAAAAACATAACATTTTACATATGATTTACTATTTTTATAATGGCGGATCACAAATACTGCTTTTGGATACCCTGAAATCTTTGTCAAATAGAGAAGATATACAAAACAATCTGGTTATTATGGCAGGAGTTATTAATGAAGAATATAAAGAAGAACTTCTATCCACAAACACTAATATTTATATTTTCCCTGAAAATGGTCATAAAAACAGACTGAAATCTTTTATTAAATTATTAAAAATAGTAATTGAAAATAGAATTGATTTGATCCATTACCATGACTTAAGTACTGAGAAATGGGCAATCCTGTTAAAATTAATGTTTCCTAAAATCAAACTGGTTTATACATTGCATGATATGCATCAATTTTTCAGCAAACCGAGGGTATTTATTAAAAACTTTTTTGTAGATGTACATATAGCAATCTCAAAGTCAGTATTAAATTACTTTAGCAAATTTTCAGTCAAGCGAATATCCCTTATTTATAACGGGATTCGGGTCAAAGATTTTTCAACATACAGAGCAAATCTGAATTTAAATACGAATGTTTTAAGAATAATAAATGTTGCAAGAATACAAAATTCAATAAAAGGTCAGGATATTTTAGTAAAAGCACTAAATGAATGCAAAAAGAATAATTTGAAATTTACCTGTGATTTTGCAGGTGGTGTTTACAGCTATGACACAGACTCAATAATTCACTTAAAAGAGTTAGTAAATAACTATAATCTCGAAAATGAGGTCTCATTTTTGGGACATCAATCAAACATAGAAGAATTGCTTTCAAATTATGACGTATTTGTTTTACCGTCTCGTTCAGAAGGATTTGGGCTTGTCTTATTGGAGGCAATGGCTGTTGGTTTGCCTGTTATAGCCAGCAATATCGGCGGACCTGCTGAAATAATAAAACACGGACACAATGGTCTGCTGTTTGAAAGAGAAAATCATGTTGACCTGTCCGACAAAATCCGCGAATTATATTCAGACAGGAATAAATTAAATCAAATTTCAAAAACCGGTCTTGGTTTTGTGCAGCAGTTCGATATTTCAACTATGAGTGAAAAATATTATGAACTTTATAAAGCGCTAATTAAGGGGAAAGGAAAATATTAA
- a CDS encoding glycosyltransferase family 2 protein, translating to MNYQNKLVSIAMATYNGEKYLRKQLDSIYNQTYKNIEFIVCDDRSSDETVKILQEYKNKYGLKFFINEQNLGFVKNFEKAASLCTGEYIAFADQDDIWLPDKIEILLSEIGNNSLICSDAKLIDENNNQVAESLVKNLNFDTEVFLEPPELIFKKLFYTPYALGCTILFDKNLLKEALPIPEGFSYHDYWFLIVACKHSGVKFIDRPLVLYRRHSDNITGKLFSNTNFYSKIGSAVSALLKEKKQFRKKRFESKLKDINILIDKTNLLTKNEKELFKESCCYFYSIITSKLSFEALKFIIRNKTVLYNKKSYMYCLLKYILLTLF from the coding sequence TTGAATTATCAAAACAAACTTGTTTCTATTGCTATGGCAACATATAACGGAGAAAAATACCTGCGGAAACAGTTAGACTCTATCTATAATCAAACATATAAAAATATTGAATTCATTGTATGTGATGATCGCTCTTCTGATGAAACTGTTAAAATCCTTCAGGAATATAAAAATAAATATGGCTTGAAGTTTTTTATTAATGAACAAAATTTAGGATTTGTTAAAAACTTCGAAAAAGCGGCTTCTCTTTGTACAGGAGAATATATAGCATTCGCAGATCAAGATGACATATGGCTGCCTGATAAAATAGAAATTCTTTTAAGTGAAATCGGTAATAATTCTCTTATCTGCTCTGATGCAAAATTGATTGATGAAAATAATAATCAGGTCGCTGAATCACTCGTAAAAAACCTGAATTTTGACACGGAAGTTTTTCTCGAGCCTCCCGAATTAATTTTTAAAAAATTATTTTATACACCTTATGCACTGGGTTGTACTATTTTGTTCGATAAAAATTTGTTAAAAGAGGCTTTACCAATACCTGAAGGGTTTAGTTATCATGATTACTGGTTTTTAATCGTTGCATGCAAACATTCGGGAGTAAAATTTATTGACAGACCTCTTGTTTTATACAGAAGACATTCTGACAATATTACTGGCAAATTGTTCAGTAACACAAATTTCTACAGCAAAATCGGCTCTGCTGTGAGTGCTTTATTGAAAGAAAAAAAACAATTCAGAAAGAAACGTTTTGAATCAAAACTTAAGGACATAAATATACTTATAGATAAAACGAACTTGCTTACAAAAAACGAAAAAGAACTGTTTAAAGAATCCTGTTGTTATTTTTATTCAATTATAACTTCAAAGTTGTCTTTTGAGGCTCTAAAATTCATTATACGAAATAAAACAGTCCTTTATAACAAAAAATCATATATGTATTGCTTATTAAAATACATATTATTGACATTATTTTAG
- a CDS encoding Wzz/FepE/Etk N-terminal domain-containing protein: MEYMSFDKFYKLILKRWKIVVYFMLVFLGLAVLYGILFYSPTYTSGAKILLKQNNPNTYVTQLNSDTEVSSLGQNKNPVLTQIEVLNSFDIALKVANKLSKDSDFQNFPEKQFAKAIQNSIKLVNPPGTDIIELTVSWNNPLDSQKITKALLDSYYAYNETLYKKSIFNTKRYIENQLKDTNQKLSAIREEIENYRKKNSSINIDLESGSLIDKLGRTENLLSDINANIASANKKVQELSQNLKVDLTNAVESVAIGQSQSLATLNRKLMEDQQKLASLKIKYPVTTPQIRVLLSEINEIKSQINNETITLIGKKTFNKNNSVISDSVRSEMVANFVNNNIELKSLLAQKETLQQSLMTLKNNQNIIPELQKTLQAMQEKEKSLASIVEILNGKLVEAKIKESAIVSNIDVVENPILPTSESFPTLFHITALFMFAGIFIGIGTILGLHYVEDICDGSNDLEEIIKAPVLGIIPWLMDTNYNNFLTDYNTQSVVAIIYQKIATSIKIKCYKKKNNSIGIISAELEKRRSIVTAGLANTFAKSDDRIILIDTDFRDGSLTREFNIDFSQYPDLTDLVLELSKLGEAADYNEIIRKFVVQIPNQKNLFLIPNNNKVNNPYEILNHDIFPKLIQNLKENFDFVIVDSAPMLAVADSIITSQYLDGLVVLCGVKTSRSNLRKIKKICDDHYVEILGAVARDTLTELEVPENMYIKQLSVSTD; the protein is encoded by the coding sequence ATGGAATATATGAGTTTTGATAAATTTTATAAATTAATATTAAAGAGATGGAAAATTGTTGTTTATTTTATGCTGGTTTTTTTAGGGCTAGCTGTTTTATACGGTATTTTATTTTACAGTCCGACCTATACTTCAGGAGCTAAAATTTTATTAAAACAAAATAATCCAAATACATATGTTACCCAGCTGAATTCTGACACAGAAGTTTCTTCTTTAGGACAAAACAAAAACCCTGTATTAACTCAAATAGAAGTGCTGAACTCTTTTGATATTGCTCTAAAAGTAGCTAATAAACTATCAAAAGATTCGGATTTTCAAAACTTTCCCGAAAAACAATTTGCAAAAGCTATACAAAACAGCATTAAACTTGTTAATCCGCCTGGTACAGATATCATAGAATTGACTGTTAGTTGGAATAATCCTTTAGATTCTCAAAAAATAACAAAAGCACTATTAGACAGCTATTATGCTTACAATGAAACTCTTTATAAAAAATCTATTTTTAACACTAAAAGATATATAGAGAATCAGCTTAAAGATACTAATCAAAAACTTTCAGCTATACGAGAAGAAATAGAAAATTATCGTAAAAAAAATTCAAGCATAAATATTGATTTAGAATCAGGAAGTTTGATTGACAAACTCGGGAGAACCGAAAATCTTCTTTCTGATATTAATGCAAATATTGCGTCTGCAAATAAAAAAGTACAAGAATTATCGCAAAATTTAAAAGTTGATTTAACAAATGCCGTTGAATCAGTAGCTATCGGGCAAAGCCAATCTTTAGCAACTTTAAATAGAAAATTAATGGAAGATCAACAAAAACTTGCTTCCTTAAAAATAAAATATCCTGTGACTACTCCACAAATAAGAGTCCTGTTATCTGAAATTAATGAAATAAAATCTCAAATAAATAATGAAACAATAACACTTATAGGTAAAAAAACTTTTAATAAAAACAATTCTGTCATTTCTGACTCTGTAAGATCAGAAATGGTCGCAAATTTTGTTAACAATAATATTGAACTCAAATCTCTATTAGCTCAAAAAGAAACTTTACAACAATCTTTAATGACACTTAAAAATAATCAAAATATTATTCCTGAACTGCAAAAAACTCTTCAAGCAATGCAAGAAAAAGAAAAGAGTCTGGCTTCAATAGTAGAAATACTTAATGGCAAGCTGGTTGAAGCAAAAATCAAAGAATCTGCCATAGTCAGCAATATTGATGTGGTAGAAAACCCAATATTGCCGACTTCAGAATCTTTTCCGACCTTATTTCACATCACTGCTCTTTTTATGTTTGCGGGTATTTTTATTGGAATAGGTACAATCCTCGGATTACATTATGTTGAAGATATTTGTGACGGCTCAAATGATCTTGAAGAGATAATTAAGGCTCCCGTATTAGGTATTATTCCCTGGTTGATGGATACAAATTATAATAATTTCCTTACAGATTATAATACTCAATCAGTTGTTGCTATTATTTACCAAAAAATCGCAACGTCCATTAAAATCAAATGTTATAAGAAAAAAAATAATTCTATCGGGATAATTTCTGCCGAACTTGAAAAAAGACGCTCCATAGTAACAGCCGGTTTAGCAAATACCTTTGCTAAAAGTGATGACAGAATAATTTTAATTGATACCGATTTTAGAGACGGCTCTTTAACCAGAGAATTTAATATTGATTTCAGCCAATATCCGGATCTGACAGATCTTGTATTAGAGTTATCCAAATTAGGCGAGGCTGCGGATTATAATGAAATTATACGAAAATTTGTTGTTCAAATTCCTAATCAGAAAAATTTATTCCTGATTCCGAACAATAACAAAGTAAACAATCCTTACGAAATTTTGAATCATGATATTTTTCCTAAATTAATACAAAATTTAAAAGAAAATTTTGACTTTGTTATTGTAGATTCTGCACCAATGCTTGCTGTAGCCGATTCAATCATAACTTCCCAATATCTTGACGGACTGGTTGTTCTTTGCGGAGTCAAAACTTCACGTTCTAATCTTAGAAAAATCAAAAAAATATGTGACGATCACTATGTTGAAATACTTGGAGCCGTTGCCAGAGACACCTTAACAGAACTTGAAGTTCCTGAAAACATGTATATTAAACAATTAAGCGTCAGCACTGATTAA
- a CDS encoding polysaccharide biosynthesis/export family protein: protein MKIFFNKIICILFLSFVFFLIFCDKGFCTENNPAKTPLTQGSVTIVKNDNFSALNYKIIPGDIISVSVYDEPNFLQPEIIVRPDGYATIDPIGEILVEGLNIQDLTRIIENKFKNFLNDPIISVNIKEFNPPSIYIFGAVQKPGMYQQLTNGSKYYADSKNTTVRTDLTLSNIISNAGGISNNADLSNITVTSLNKKQTIIDLWKFIKDGDISQNIKLKSGDVIFVPKLESIGINDENFKLLSKMSLFPATFPIRIIGEVKTGGTFNISGESPYLNTAVSNANGYTLDAKKTIVVVYRKADNEKLSKIFVDPFMNDFLLRPNDLVEVRKRTFMKVVSGSEYFTRIISPFLNTAYTYSSWNYILKINR, encoded by the coding sequence ATGAAAATATTTTTTAATAAAATAATCTGCATATTATTTTTGTCTTTTGTCTTTTTTTTAATTTTTTGCGATAAAGGTTTTTGTACAGAAAATAATCCTGCGAAAACGCCGCTTACGCAGGGAAGCGTAACTATAGTAAAAAATGACAATTTCTCTGCCCTTAACTATAAAATAATTCCCGGGGACATAATATCCGTATCGGTTTATGATGAACCGAATTTTTTACAACCCGAAATCATTGTAAGACCTGACGGTTATGCAACAATAGACCCTATCGGGGAAATTTTGGTTGAAGGGCTTAATATACAAGATTTAACCAGAATTATAGAAAATAAATTTAAAAATTTTCTTAATGATCCGATAATCTCTGTAAATATAAAAGAATTTAATCCCCCGTCAATTTATATATTCGGTGCGGTACAAAAACCGGGAATGTACCAACAACTGACAAACGGAAGCAAGTATTATGCAGATTCAAAAAATACCACCGTAAGAACTGATTTAACTTTATCTAATATAATAAGCAACGCCGGCGGTATTTCAAACAATGCTGATTTATCAAATATTACCGTAACAAGTTTGAACAAAAAACAAACAATAATAGATTTATGGAAATTTATTAAAGACGGTGATATTTCGCAAAATATTAAACTCAAATCAGGCGATGTAATCTTTGTGCCTAAACTGGAATCTATAGGGATTAATGATGAGAATTTTAAACTTCTTTCAAAAATGTCCCTTTTCCCTGCAACTTTCCCGATTCGCATTATTGGAGAGGTAAAAACAGGCGGAACATTTAATATTTCAGGGGAATCACCTTATCTAAATACTGCTGTTTCAAACGCCAACGGCTACACTTTAGATGCAAAAAAAACGATAGTTGTGGTTTATCGAAAAGCCGATAATGAAAAACTTTCAAAAATATTCGTAGATCCTTTTATGAATGATTTCCTTTTAAGACCGAATGATCTTGTTGAGGTTAGAAAAAGAACATTTATGAAAGTTGTATCCGGTTCAGAATATTTTACAAGAATTATTTCGCCATTCTTAAATACGGCCTATACATATAGTTCCTGGAATTATATTTTAAAGATAAATAGATGA
- a CDS encoding flavodoxin family protein: protein MKVLLINGSSNQNGCTFTALNEVATTLEKENIGTEIIQIGNDPLRDCCGCLSCRNNTIGKCVFDDDIVNEIIEKAKTFDGFVFGTPVYYAHPTGRILSLLDRVFFAGNSAFAYKPASAVVSARRAGTTASFDVLNKYFTINNMPVVSSHYWNNVHGHKPEDVQKDLEGLQIMRTLGRNMAWLLKCIELGKQNGLHKPENIEERIRTNFIE from the coding sequence ATGAAAGTATTACTGATAAACGGAAGCTCTAACCAAAATGGTTGCACTTTTACGGCATTGAATGAAGTTGCAACCACGTTAGAAAAAGAAAATATAGGAACAGAAATCATTCAAATAGGCAACGACCCGCTTAGAGATTGCTGCGGCTGCTTAAGTTGCAGAAATAATACTATAGGTAAGTGCGTGTTTGATGATGATATTGTAAATGAGATTATTGAGAAAGCAAAAACTTTTGACGGTTTTGTATTTGGAACTCCTGTTTATTATGCGCATCCCACAGGAAGAATCCTTTCTTTGTTAGATAGAGTATTTTTTGCGGGAAACTCTGCTTTTGCATACAAACCGGCAAGTGCAGTTGTTTCAGCAAGGCGTGCAGGTACAACTGCCAGTTTTGATGTTTTAAATAAGTATTTTACAATCAACAATATGCCTGTTGTTTCAAGTCATTATTGGAATAACGTCCATGGACACAAACCTGAAGATGTGCAAAAAGACTTAGAAGGTTTGCAAATAATGAGAACTCTGGGACGAAATATGGCGTGGCTGTTAAAATGCATAGAACTCGGAAAACAAAACGGTTTGCATAAACCTGAAAATATAGAGGAAAGAATCAGAACAAACTTTATAGAATAG